The Garra rufa chromosome 18, GarRuf1.0, whole genome shotgun sequence genome window below encodes:
- the taf13 gene encoding transcription initiation factor TFIID subunit 13 gives MAEEEDDPGFDEDLDDGGNGADSGQGKRKRLFSKELRCMMYGFGDDQNPYTESVDILEDLVIEFITEMTHKAMSIGRQGRVQVEDIVFLIRKDPRKFARVKDLLTMNEELKKARKAFDEANYGS, from the coding sequence ATGGCTGAGGAAGAGGATGATCCCGGTTTTGATGAGGATTTAGACGACGGAGGTAACGGGGCAGACTCTGGCCAAGGTAAAAGGAAGCGTCTTTTTTCCAAGGAGCTTCGGTGCATGATGTATGGCTTCGGAGACGACCAAAATCCCTACACCGAATCAGTGGATATACTGGAGGATCTGGTGATCGAGTTCATCACGGAGATGACGCACAAGGCGATGTCAATAGGGCGTCAGGGCCGCGTACAGGTGGAGGACATTGTGTTTCTCATCCGCAAGGACCCTAGAAAGTTTGCGAGGGTCAAGGACCTGCTCACTATGAACGAGGAGCTGAAGAAGGCTCGCAAAGCCTTCGACGAGGCAAATTATGGGTCTTGA